One window of Carassius auratus strain Wakin chromosome 17, ASM336829v1, whole genome shotgun sequence genomic DNA carries:
- the sstr1a gene encoding somatostatin receptor type 1 — protein sequence MLPNDTFKNLEDGFYLLNFSSNETHNGDSHGSSAIFISFIYSVVCLVGLCGNSMVIYVIFRYAKMKTATNIYILNLAIADELLMLSVPFLVTSSLLHHWPFGSLLCRLVLSVDAINMFTSIYCLTVLSIDRYISVVHPIKAARYRRPTIAKMVNLGVWMFSILVILPIIIFSTTAPNSDGSVACNMQMPEPERQWMAVFVIYAFLMGFLFPVIAICMCYILIIVKMRVVALKAGWQQRKKSERKITLMVMMVVTVFVICWMPFHIVQLVSVFVQQHNSTLSQLAVILGYANSCANPILYGFLSDNFRRSFQRILCLRWWDNATEEPIDYYATALKSRGYSVDDFQPDNLESGSTYRNGTCTSRTTTL from the coding sequence ATGTTGCCCAACGACACCTTCAAGAACCTGGAGGATGGTTTCTATCTGTTAAACTTCTCCAGCAACGAGACGCATAACGGGGATTCTCACGGCAGCAGCGCGATCTTCATCTCCTTCATCTACTCCGTAGTGTGTCTGGTGGGACTCTGTGGGAACTCGATGGTGATTTATGTGATCTTCAGGTATGCGAAGATGAAAACTGCGACGAACATATACATTTTGAACTTGGCGATCGCGGATGAGTTACTCATGTTGAGTGTGCCTTTCCTAGTCACCTCTTCTTTACTTCACCACTGGCCCTTTGGTTCTCTTCTGTGTCGATTGGTTTTAAGTGTTGATGCTATTAACATGTTCACCAGCATCTATTGTCTGACTGTGTTGAGTATCGATCGCTATATCTCCGTGGTGCATCCCATCAAAGCAGCCCGGTACCGGAGACCCACCATCGCCAAAATGGTCAACTTGGGGGTCTGGATGTTCTCCATTCTTGTCATCCTACCCATCATCATCTTCTCCACCACTGCACCCAACTCTGACGGATCGGTGGCTTGCAACATGCAGATGCCTGAGCCCGAGCGTCAGTGGATGGCTGTATTTGTGATCTATGCCTTTCTGATGGGCTTTCTCTTCCCTGTCATTGCCATTTGCATGTGCTACATCCTCATTATAGTGAAGATGCGGGTGGTCGCCCTGAAAGCGGGCTGGCAGCAGCGCAAAAAGTCCGAAAGGAAGATCAcgctgatggtgatgatggtggtgacGGTGTTTGTGATCTGCTGGATGCCTTTTCACATCGTGCAGCTGGTCAGCGTGTTCGTCCAGCAGCACAATTCCACTCTCAGTCAGCTGGCTGTGATTTTGGGATATGCCAACAGCTGTGCCAACCCTATCCTCTACGGATTCCTGTCGGACAACTTCAGACGCTCCTTCCAGAGGATTTTATGCCTCCGCTGGTGGGATAACGCCACGGAGGAGCCCATAGATTATTATGCCACGGCTCTGAAGAGTCGAGGATACAGTGTGGATGACTTTCAGCCGGACAATCTGGAGTCTGGCAGCACGTACAGGAATGGCACCTGCACATCTAGAACTACAACACTGTAG
- the clec14a gene encoding C-type lectin domain family 14 member A translates to MELWTGLYLVSFINMARCLLESSYTVHLNKLSFDKAQNYCKPGGFLTNIPNKKEMDKILKTIWDTNSKTNKSFWIGLKIDKGVCVQTHLPLQGFYWTVDNSTQSDVKIWKAQPTTTCSTLRCGLLSVEYSDSGAKSNGSEDVSCKQEHPFICKRNVKLVCPRPEILGQHDMIEPLNDPYTRQIVCQSGARFNLTCSKDLVWTLVGDKNVDISQLCLECKRGYRRDASGNCVDVDECKESNTCQEQCLNTEGSYKCICSHNDDGICNGSANSNINRGKPVLTQPTSLPDVVRMNETVVHTDESVGDISNIIVPVIIALLIFIVLLVIVAAIVKGCLRRRSNKQARRKAEAVALNGSSSMEKVNEKEET, encoded by the coding sequence ATGGAGCTCTGGACAGGATTATATCTTGTGAGCTTCATCAACATGGCACGTTGTTTGCTCGAATCGTCCTACACTGTTCATTTAAACAAACTCTCATTTGACAAAGCTCAGAATTACTGCAAACCTGGAGGTTTCTTGACCAACATTCCAAACAAGAAGGAAATGGACAAGATTCTGAAAACAATCTGGGATACGAATAGCAAAACCAACAAGTCATTTTGGATTGGACTGAAGATTGATAAAGGGGTTTGTGTTCAAACGCATTTACCTCTTCAAGGTTTCTACTGGACGGTGGACAACAGCACTCAATCTGATGTCAAAATCTGGAAAGCCCAACCTACAACTACTTGCTCAACTTTACGCTGTGGGCTGCTTTCAGTGGAATACAGTGACTCCGGTGCAAAAAGCAATGGGTCTGAGGATGTTTCCTGCAAACAGGAACATCCTTTCATTTGCAAACGAAACGTCAAGCTGGTGTGTCCTCGACCAGAAATACTCGGCCAACATGACATGATTGAGCCACTGAATGATCCGTACACACGTCAGATTGTTTGCCAATCTGGTGCTAGGTTCAATCTGACATGCTCCAAAGATCTAGTCTGGACTCTAGTCGGCGACAAAAATGTGGATATATCGCAACTCTGCCTGGAGTGCAAAAGAGGCTACAGGAGGGATGCGTCCGGAAACTGTGTGGATGTAGACGAATGTAAAGAATCCAATACATGCCAGGAACAATGCCTGAACACAGAAGGCTCCTACAAATGTATATGTTCGCACAATGACGATGGCATCTGTAATGGATCGGCAAATTCAAACATAAACAGGGGCAAACCTGTGCTAACTCAACCTACATCTCTGCCTGATGTGGTCAGAATGAATGAGACAGTCGTGCATACTGACGAGAGCGTTGGAGACATTTCAAATATCATAGTACCTGTGATTATAGCTCTGCTGATTTTCATAGTGCTGCTGGTGATCGTGGCAGCCATCGTGAAAGGCTGCCTGAGGAGGAGATCCAATAAACAAGCCCGGAGGAAGGCAGAGGCTGTGGCTCTAAATGGATCCAGCTCCATGGAGAAGGTGAATGAAAAAGAGGAAACCTAA